In a single window of the Melissococcus plutonius ATCC 35311 genome:
- the pyrR gene encoding bifunctional pyr operon transcriptional regulator/uracil phosphoribosyltransferase PyrR: MINKNRRKTNMVRKEVVDAVTMKRALTRITYEIIERNKGIQNIVLVGIKTRGIYIAQRIAERLKQLEQISVPVGELDITLYRDDVKEQPMINEPKLHSSDIPVSLEGKEVILVDDVLFTGRTIRAAMDAIMDLGRPRKISLAVLVDRGHRELPIRADYIGKNIPTSLAEEIIVEMEELDKQDHIIISKDEE, translated from the coding sequence TGGTGAGAAAAGAAGTAGTAGATGCAGTAACGATGAAAAGAGCTTTAACAAGAATAACCTATGAAATTATCGAAAGAAATAAAGGAATTCAAAACATTGTCTTGGTAGGGATCAAAACACGAGGTATTTATATTGCACAACGGATTGCTGAACGGTTAAAACAATTAGAACAAATTAGTGTACCAGTAGGCGAATTAGATATTACCTTATACAGAGATGATGTTAAAGAACAGCCAATGATCAATGAACCTAAACTGCATTCTTCCGATATCCCGGTATCTTTAGAAGGAAAAGAAGTAATTTTAGTGGATGATGTATTATTTACTGGTCGAACTATCCGGGCAGCGATGGATGCAATTATGGATTTAGGAAGACCAAGAAAAATTTCTCTAGCTGTTTTAGTTGATCGTGGTCATAGAGAACTACCAATTCGTGCGGATTATATAGGCAAAAATATTCCCACTTCATTAGCCGAAGAAATTATTGTCGAAATGGAAGAGTTAGATAAACAGGATCATATTATCATCAGTAAAGATGAAGAATAA